A DNA window from Brachionichthys hirsutus isolate HB-005 chromosome 10, CSIRO-AGI_Bhir_v1, whole genome shotgun sequence contains the following coding sequences:
- the cdc23 gene encoding cell division cycle protein 23 homolog, producing the protein MKMAALCSEYGDLVQIKKQLISVITLCKERGLLHSAKWASELAFALVPLPKDELPPSPPFTEEDAQDLDSLTLAKSYFDLKEYDRAAYFLKGCRSQKAYFLYMYSRYLSGEKKKDDETVDSLGPLEKGQVRNEALRELRVELSKKHLTAELDGFALYLYGVVLRKLDLLKEAVEVFVEAIHALPLHWGAWLELSNLITNIEMLKSLSLPDCWIKDFFMAHMYTELQMIKEALQKYQNLIEAGFSKSTYITSQIAVAYHNIRDIDQALALFNELRERDPYRIDNMDTFSNLLYVKSMKPELSYLAHNLVEIDKYRVETCCVIGNYYSLRSQHEKAALYFQRALKLNPRCLGAWTLMGHEYMEMKNTSAAIQAYRHAIEVNKRDYRAWYGLGQTYEILKMPFYCLYYYRKAHQLRPNDSRMLVALGESYEKLSQQVEAKKCYWRAYSVGDVEKMALLKLAKLHEQLNESDDAAQCYMLYSQDIFSCGEQLEHAEVSTALRYLGQYYFKNKLYDEASLCAQRCCDYNDAREEGKALLRQISQVRDQIETPSADLFAPLSNSNTPVRRVSPLNLISFTP; encoded by the exons atgaaaatggcggcTCTCTGTAGTGAGTATGGAGACCTGgtacaaattaaaaaacagctTATATCCGTAATAACGCTTTGTAAAGAAAGAGGACTTCTCCACAGCGCGAAGTG gGCCTCTGAATTGGCATTTGCTTTGGTCCCACTCCCCAAGGATGAATTACCCCCATCGCCTCCTTTTACAGAG GAAGATGCACAAGACCTGGATTCCCTTACCTTGGCCAAATCGTACTTTGACCTGAAAGAGTACGACCGTGCTGCTTACTTTCTGAAAGGCTGCCGCAGTCAGAAAGCTTATTTTCTCTATATGTATTCTCGCTATCTG TCAGGTGAGAAAAAGAAGGATGATGAGACTGTAGACAGCTtgg GTCCACTGGAGAAAGGTCAGGTGCGCAATGAAGCTTTGCGAGAACTGAGGGTGGAGCTGAGTAAGAAGCATTTAACAGCAGAGTTGGACGGGTTTGCCCTGTACCT GTATGGGGTGGTGCTTCGGAAGCTGGATCTCCTGAAGGAGGCGGTGGAGGTCTTTGTTGAGGCAATTCATGCATTGCCGCTTCACTGGGGAGCCTGGTTGGAGCTTAGTAACCTGATCACCAACATTGAAATG TTGAAGTCACTGTCTCTGCCAGATTGCTGGATTAAAGACTTCTTCATGGCCCACATGTACACAGAGCTGCAGATGATTAAAGAGGCATTGCAGAAATACCAGAACCTCATTGAGGCCGGGTTTTCCAAGAGCACCTATATAACATCACAGATAGCGGTTGCCTACCACAACATCAGAG atATTGACCAAGCTTTGGCGCTATTCAACGAGCTGAGGGAGCGGGATCCGTATCGTATTGATAACATGGACACATTCTCCAATCTGCTCTATGTCAAA AGCATGAAGCCAGAGTTGAGCTACTTGGCCCACAACCTGGTGGAGATTGACAAGTACAGAGTGGAAACATGCTGCGTTATTG GCAACTATTATAGTTTGCGCTCGCAGCATGAGAAAGCGGCTCTTTACTTCCAGCGGGCCTTGAAACTAAACCCTCGCTGTCTTGGCGCCTGGACGCTCATGGGACACGAGTACATGGAAATGAAGAACACTTCGGCTGCCATTCAGGCCTACAG gCATGCTATTGAAGTGAACAAGCGTGATTACCGTGCTTGGTATGGCTTGGGCCAAACATACGAGATCCTCAAGATGCCCTTTTATTGTTTGTACTACTACCGAAAGGCTCACCAGCTCAG GCCCAATGACTCTCGCATGTTGGTCGCACTGGGGGAAAGTTATGAAAAACTTTCACAGCAGGTGGAAGCCAAGAAG TGTTACTGGAGGGCGTACTCTGTTGGCGATGTGGAGAAAATGGCTTTACTCAAACTGGCCAA GCTCCATGAACAGCTGAATGAGTCCGACGATGCTGCGCAGTGTTACATGCTTTACAGCCAAGACATTTTCTCCTGTGGG GAACAGCTGGAGCACGCGGAGGTGAGCACAGCCCTGCGGTACCTGGGTCAGTACTATTTCAAGAACAAGCTGTACGACGAGGCGTCCCTCTGCGCCCAGCGCTGTTGTGACTACAATGAC GCTCGTGAGGAGGGAAAGGCCCTGTTGAGGCAGATCTCGCAGGTCAGAGATCAGATTGAGACGCCATCAGCGGATCTGTTTGCCCCGCTCTCAAACAGCAACACTCCTGTTAGGAGGGTGTCTCCGTTGAACCTCATTTCTTTCACACCCTGA
- the kif20a gene encoding kinesin-like protein KIF20A, with protein MALSLSSPCGCPYDEDEEIAVFESTAAEHGGPARPRLPEISVISPGLDIQKSVMEQNRVKPAVVTHGSCDETTIERVKVFLRIRPLTEAERGRGEEQGCVAVQDEETLLLKAPKDSQNMRTAERGVTQNMHKFIFSRILKPETTQQQVYECTMKKMVNEVLQGENRLLYTYGVTNSGKTYTIHGSGQEAGLLPRALASLFRKLEGRLHGAVDLKPVLYRDVRQLDASEIRVEEIRRNSLLKEEENLSCRRGGTTTVWDSGIGGLSSTSSALTQLGDTDSVFLEPDGLSNSGGENLEEGVQFSVWVSFYEIYNEFLYDLLDASPSLYPRKRITLRLSDDKQGNPYVKDLAWIQVRSAEEAWRIVRVGLRNQSFASTHHNQNSSRSHSIFSIRVLHIRPEANSFPVMHVSELTVCDLAGSERCKDQQSGERMKEANNINTSLLTLGRCIAALRHNQNNKTRPPQVVPFRDSKLTRVLQGYFCGRGTSSMVVNVTACASIYDETLQALKFSAIATQLIHGPSTKTRVAYILSLLREPGANRNNSTVMEEDESDVEEGDITMFDNEALLQAIDVLKREVQRQREEREVLEANVREEVVSEMMEVISEMKDGFRDSLEVERTIIEERCEDRINIIQTHLKNFYSQELEEKDQEIEALTAELEKSKEVQSVPVAVPQEDSVAPRRSQRLMTQSDHSALRIELDQCRSELLAKTKELTNLKMQLNLPGTLGNAADRKLEEGQRNLRQLRLDLQRLGTGLQSGERACCRNTGGERLRQAVMSADETLAKQDQILVELHNGLTLVKADLRRNAGTLAQMHVGQPQLPPSGSTATPGSCKKRGCGVPSDENRPPPKRPFFTSLFPTCSPTRKYNNRVAEAAKETPSSRILRSRQQSPPPSPAPTPRFLKGKY; from the exons ATGGCGCTGTCTTTGTCCTCCCCGTGTGGATGTCCCTATGACGAGGATGAGGAAATAGCCGTGTTCGAGTCTACGGCAGCAGAGCATGGAGGCCCGGCGAGGCCACGTCTGCCTGAGATATCTGTCATTTCCCCTGGCCTTGACATCCAGAAATCCGTAATGGAGCAG aatCGTGTTAAACCTGCAGTCGTGACACACGGAAGCTGTGATGAGACGACCATAGAAAGGGTGAAGGTTTTTCTGCGTATCCGACCACTTactgaagcagagagaggaaggggcgAGGAGCAG GGTTGTGTGGCTGTTCAAGACGAAGAGACTCTGCTGCTCAAAGCGCCGAAAGACTCTCAGAACATGAGGACTGCAGAGAGGGGCGTCACCCAGAACATGCACAAGTTCATTTTCTCAAGG ATTCTTAAGCCTGAAACCACACAGCAACAGGTTTATGAGTGCACGATGAAGAAGATGGTGAATGAGGTGCTTCAAGGAGAAAACAGGCTCCTCTACACCTATGGCGTCACCAATTCTGGAAAGACTTACACTATTCATG GCAGTGGTCAAGAGGCGGGCCTCCTGCCACGGGCTTTGGCGTCCCTGTTCAGGAAACTAGAAGGTCGTCTCCATGGTGCTGTGGACCTCAAGCCCGTCTTGTACCGGGATGTGAGGCAGCTTGATGCCAGTGAGATCAGAGTGGAGGAAATCCGCAGAAACTCTCTACTGAAGGAG GAGGAGAATCTGAGTTGTCGTCGAGGAGGTACCACAACAGTCTGGGACAGCGGAATTGGAGGACTCTCTTCCACAAGTAGCGCACTAACCCAGCTTGGAG ACACCGACAGTGTTTTTCTGGAGCCTGACGGCCTTTCAAACAGTGGAggagagaacctggaggaggGCGTGCAGTTCTCTGTCTGGGTGTCCTTTTATGAGATTTACAATGAATTCCTGTACGACCTTTTGGACGCTTCCCCCTCACTTTATCCGAGAAAAAGGATCACGCTGCGGCTGAGCGATGACAAGCAGGGCAACCCCTACGTGAAAG ACCTTGCTTGGATCCAGGTCCGCAGTGCCGAGGAAGCCTGGAGGATCGTGAGGGTCGGACTCCGTAATCAGAGCTTCGCCAGCACTCACCACAACCAAAACTCCAGCCGCAG CCACAGTATTTTCTCCATCCGTGTCCTGCACATCCGCCCGGAGGCAAATTCATTCCCAGTCATGCACGTCAGCGA GCTGACTGTCTGTGATCTGGCTGGCTCTGAACGTTGCAAAGACCAGCAGAGCGGTGAAAGGATGAAGGAGGCCAACAACATCAACACCTCCCTTTTAACACTGGGCCGCTGTATTGCTGCTTTGAGGCACAACCAGAACAATAA GACACGGCCCCCTCAGGTGGTGCCTTTCAGGGACAGCAAACTGACCCGTGTCCTGCAGGGTTATTTCTGTGGTCGGGGGACCTCTAGCATGGTGGTCAACGTCACTGCATGCGCTTCCATCTACGACGAGACGCTCCAAGCCCTCAAGTTCTCAGCTATCGCTACTCAA CTCATCCACGGCCCGTCCACAAAGACCAGAGTGGCCTACATCCTGTCGCTGCTGCGTGAGCCGGGAGCGAACCGCAACAACAGCACAGTGATGGAAGAAGATGAGAGTGATGTCGAGGAGGGAGACATCACCATGTTTGATAATGAG gctctgctgcaggccATCGATGTCCTGAAGAGGGAGGTGCAGCGCCAGCGAGAAGAGAGGGAGGTTCTGGAAGCGAATGTGAGAGAGGAGGTGGTGTCCGAGATGATGGAGGTCATCTCAGAGATGAAGGACGGCTTCAG AGACTCGTTGGAGGTGGAGCGGACCATCATTGAAGAGAGGTGTGAAGACAGGATCAATATCATTCAAACACACCTGAAGAATTTCTACAGTCAGGAGCTGGAG GAGAAAGACCAAGAGATCGAAGCTTTGACCGCTGAGCTTGAGAAGAGCAAAGAGGTTCAATCGGTCCCGGTGGCCGTACCGCAGGAAGACTCCGTGGCCCCTCGCCGTTCTCAGCGCCTCATGACCCAATCAGATCACAGTGCTCTTCGCATTGAGCTCGATCAGTGTCGCTCTGAGCTGCTTGCCAAAACAAAAG AGCTGACGAACCTGAAGATGCAGCTGAACCTCCCAGGAACCCTCGGCAACGCTGCtgacaggaagctggaggagggCCAACGG AACCTGCGTCAACTCCGCCTGGACCTGCAGAGGCTTGGAACGGGCCTGCAGTCTGGTGAACGAGCCTGCTGTCGCAACACGGGAGGAGAGAGGCTGCGGCAGGCGGTAATGTCGGCAGATGAGACGCTGGCCAAACAG GACCAGATCCTGGTGGAGCTCCATAATGGCTTGACTCTTGTAAAAGCTGACCTAAGGCGGAACGCAGGAACCTTAGCCCAGATGCATGTTGGTCAGCCTCAGCTGCCCCCATCAGGCTCCACTGCCACACCTGGCTCCTGCAAGAAAAGGGGCTGTGGGGTGCCAAGCGATGAGAACCGGCCCCCACCAAAACGACCCTTTTTCACCTCTCTGTTCCCGACTTGTTCACCAACGCGTAAATACAACAATCGCGTTGCTGAAGCAGCAAAAGAAACTCCGTCTTCACGGATTTTGCGGTCTCGCCAGCAGTCTCCAccgcccagccccgcccccacccctcGTTTTCTCAAAGGGAAGTACTAA